From a region of the Dictyostelium discoideum AX4 chromosome 2 chromosome, whole genome shotgun sequence genome:
- a CDS encoding Ras GTPase activation domain-containing protein — protein MDYPQLLFIKIVGIKNTKLLCGTDGALVCDLVLDGGTTEYQPFDIVLRRPKSNSGIQKNTFIFSLPQPASKFTLTFKKKYNNRPSQQQQLQQQLLLQQQHIAQQQKLLEVANSTTSINNNEQSDSTTTTPTNNNNNNSNNNTDQSNTESIPTTTTTTTTTTTTTTTTETKPPIITNHNNEISLAKVNVALQYSNSFNRRSSYNSLNPPPSLSLSREIQQSPRLNESQQSENKNNINIENTNENNNSSNNNNNNNNNNNNNNNNNNNNNNNNNNNNNNNNNNNNNNNNNNNNNENSNNNEIKTNSSPNSSTINIVVPQQHQHQQTSPINISLNQQQTLSPTTSNGLISGSPNSTIYSMSTPNSPTTDAILSGSPSFIGYNGGNRFTGNNGNANGTNGTPISSSYSLSSPTLATSNNHDDNSNDQTSGSGRIEASCRWYKLNLLSSNIGGGPIQQSNSNNNISSLNNQPQQQQQQQQQPNGNGTTTLASSNSYQSFANLHTNLTNSETESTLSNDDQPDIQLEISYEQSNMHNLARIKSYHKELLDLIVTSKLGLVHSICDSIDITAAQMLAKSLVDVFHTHHKLLHLLKSFIKKEVSQCHDPGTLFRSNSVAMKMVVAYGLKSAQHYLQQTLTPLVVDLCNSPLSLEVDPIKLSPGEDIEMNIKNLKIVSQKFFDRIINSIEQCPKSIIEICYYFKKIVSRKFPTHWKSAVGGFIFLRLFCPACVSPEGQAIISPGRVGITERRSLILVAKCLQNLSNQVLFNQPYMETINDFIHNNLPALDDFFMKCASRPTEDQTIDGMFVSEESIFEGIVYLQQFIDKNQEKLFKNLESNQNIAQVDKPKPEKIMEAVDASKKAVLSNSNLVLGKARSNSSGSNNILLNGSNGLNNSSGGIGGSSSSNGGKDSSHKKSRSTTEPKEGKSWSKIKQNVITPIISNFPKSSSSSSSSSNSSGSNGNGNINNNSNITSSPSISSSNGSVNPPQTSLSPPQPSSQEEEIKILNYDFEWDKKSRPVHIVVSTLLRNITNLLKSNKLSDTQSLKMNGQPVHWSAIQTTNEFSNFSRETNELQSVYFENMQADYITAVFINIFNLMMVHLHFLIGPPNSEMRRKQYFTYRYNVSGCLYSLSDIQHGILRGNPKNSLSRVRQIRGGDKRRQYVISTLDPRIHFALFAVNITIPCMRIFSPETVVEDLHKCGEEFCSSKIDICIKKKEISLPKVFSHYGTDFGKSRSEMLKWVFQFLTATKRTELLELLEKPSFLCLYRSESWNPIIYKTKFINDLDEKITTEKETEKKQQEKDKLLRRKSRSLTHGNRSLTSKKDSSVLIQSLKQSSNHSTKQIRALLNEIVKVISESIDLSYIIKIVDILKRTTKQLSFNEWQKSNASGGSNGGSCSTTTNQTQHHGEGSNGQQQQQQQSNNNTTTTTTTTTTTTVPILTKQSTRLFGNTQIYCLAPIILTNQFTLPLSEFFSILFTIEKELNKFLDFMEIASFVQSNDISELLLDTLNEVTNEMEQLKNTYDLVTPLKLILKQSLNYFSVSITTKSQPVTPNEENLLANILQEFGLDDLNINNNNNNNNNNNNNNNNNNNNNNNNNNNITTTTTTTTSTTKSTTSISSSSPSSFSSQSSLSNSQQNSPTLTSKRQQQLNLLSERIAEIEKQIDKSDSMQSINPIIQKVKKIGKLLSLYDEQAMGRFSPRPLSSSINNINNNNINNNNSNNTTTTTTTSTIHK, from the exons atggATTATccacaattattatttataaagatTGTTGGAATAAAGAATACAAAGTTATTATGTGGTACTGATGGAGCATTAGTTTGTGATTTAGTATTAGATGGTGGGACTACAGAGTATCAACCATTCGATATTGTATTAAGAAGACCAAAATCGAATAGTGGAATTCAAAAGAATACTTTTATTTTCTCATTACCTCAACCAGCATCAAAATTTACACtaacatttaaaaagaaatataataatagaccaagtcaacaacaacaattacaacaacaattattattacaacaacaacatattgctcaacaacaaaaattattGGAAGTTGCAAATTCAACTacatcaataaataataatgaacaaagtgattcaacaactacaactccgacaaataataataataataatagtaataataataccgaTCAATCAAATACAGAAAGTATacccacaaccaccacaacaaccacaacaactacaacaacaacaactacaacagaAACTAAACCACCAATTATAACAAAtcataataatgaaatatcaTTAGCAAAAGTAAATGTAGCATTACAATATTCAAATTCGTTTAATAGAAGATCATCatataattcattaaatccaccaccatcattatcattatcaagaGAAATTCAACAATCACCAAGATTAAATGAATCACAAcaaagtgaaaataaaaataatataaatattgaaaatactaatgaaaataataatagtagtaataataataataataataataataataataataataataataataataataataataataataataataataataataataataataataataataataataataataataataataataataataataataatgaaaatagtaataataatgaaattaaaacaaattcatcaccaaattcatcaacaattaatattgTAGTGccacaacaacaccaacaccaacaaacATCACCAATAAATATAAGTttaaaccaacaacaaacattatcaccaacaacatcaaatgGATTAATATCAGGATCACCAAATTCAACCATTTATTCAATGTCAACACCAAATTCACCAACGACTGATGCAATTTTATCAGGATCACCATCATTTATTGGATACAATGGTGGTAATCGTTTCActggtaataatggtaatgctAATGGTACTAATGGTACACCAATCTCATCATCttattcattatcatcaccaacacTTGCAACTAGTAATAATCatgatgataattcaaatgatcAAACAAGTGGTAGTGGCCGTATTGAAGCAAGTTGTAGATggtataaattaaatttattaagtaGTAATATAGGTGGTGGTCCAATTCAACaaagtaatagtaataataatatttcatcattaaataatcaaccacaacaacaacaacaacaacaacaacaaccaaatggtaatggtacaACTACATTAGCTTCATCAAATTCTTATCAATCATTTGCAAATTTACATacaaatttaacaaatagTGAAACAGAATcaacattatcaaatgatgatCAACCAGATATTCAATTAGAGATATCATATGAACAATCGAATATGCATAATTTAGCAAGAATTAAATCCTATCATAAGgaattattagatttaatAGTTACATCGAAATTGGGATTAGTTCATTCAATTTGTGATTCGATTGATATTACAGCGGCTCAGATGTTGGCAAAATCTTTGGTTGATGTATTTCATACACATCATAAGTTATTACACCTTTTGAAATCATTTATAAAGAAAGAGGTATCACAATGTCATGATCCAGGTACACTATTTCGTAGTAATAGTGTAGCAATGAAAATGGTGGTTGCCTATGGTCTAAAATCAGCCCAACACTATCTACAACAGACTCTAACACCATTGGTGGTGGATCTTTGTAACTCACCACTCTCATTAGAGGTTGACCCAATCAAATTATCGCCTGGTGAAGATATTGAAATGAATATAAAGAACTTGAAAATAGTTTCACAGAAATTCTTTGATCGTATCATAAATTCAATCGAACAATGTCCAAAATCCATCATTGAGATTTGTTATTACTTTAAGAAAATAGTGTCGAGGAAATTCCCAACCCATTGGAAATCGGCGGTTGGTGGATTCATTTTCTTGCGTTTGTTTTGTCCAGCTTGTGTATCGCCCGAGGGTCAAGCTATTATTAGTCCGGGTAGAGTTGGTATTACCGAGAGAAGATCATTGATTCTCGTGGCTAAATGTCTTCAAAATTTATCGAATCAAGTTTTATTCAATCAACCCTACATGGAGACAATCAATGATTTCAttcataataatttaccagcCCTTGATGATTTCTTTATGAAATGTGCATCACGTCCAACCGAGGATCAAACCATTGATGGTATGTTTGTAAGTGAAGAATCCATTTTTGAAGGTATAGTTTATCTTCAACAATTTATCGATAAAAATCAAGAAAAactctttaaaaatttagaatcaaatcaaaatatagCTCAAGTTGATAAACCAAAACCAGAGAAAATTATGGAAGCTGTTGATGCTTCAAAAAAAGcagttttatcaaattcaaatttagttTTAGGTAAAGCACGTTCAAATTCAAGtggttcaaataatattttattaaatggtagtaatggtttaaataatagtagtggtggtattggtggtagtagtagtagtaatggtGGTAAAGATTCTTCACATAAAAAATCAAGATCAACAACTGAACCAAAAGAAGGTAAATCTTGgtcaaaaattaaacaaaatgtTATAACtccaattatttcaaattttccaaaatcatcatcatcctcctcctcctcttcaaatagtagtggtagtaatggtaatggtaatatcaataataatagtaatataacatcatcaccatcaattaGTTCATCAAATGGTAGTGTAAATCCACCCCAAACatcattatcaccaccacaaccatcatctcaagaagaagaaatt aaaattttaaattatgatTTTGAATGGGATAAAAAATCAAGACCAGTTCATATTGTAGTTAGTACATTACTTAgaaatattacaaatttattaaaatcaaataagcTATCAGATACTCAATCATTAAAGATGAATGGTCAACCAGTTCATTGGTCAGCAATTCAAACAACtaatgaattttcaaatttctcAAGAGAAACTAATGAATTACAAAGtgtttattttgaaaatatgcAAGCAGATTATATTACAGctgtatttattaatattttcaatttgatgATGGTTCATTTACATTTCCTAATTGGACCACCAAATTCAGAGATGAGAAGAAAACAATATTTCACTTATCGTTATAATGTTAGTGGTTGTTTATATTCATTATCAGATATTCAACATGGTATACTAAGAGGTAATCCAAAGAATTCGCTCTCAAGAGTTCGTCAAATTAGAGGTGGCGATAAGAGAAGACAATATGTAATTTCAACATTGGATCCAAGAATTCATTTCGCTCTATTCGCTGTCAATATCACAATTCCATGCATGAGAATTTTCTCACCAGAGACTGTCGTTGAAGATTTGCATAAATGTGGTGAAGAGTTTTGTTCATCAAAGATCGATATTTgtataaagaaaaaggaGATATCTTTACCAAAGGTTTTCTCACATTATGGCACTGATTTTGGTAAAAGTCGTTCAGAAATGTTGAAATGGGTATTCCAATTTTTAACAGCAACTAAAAGAACTGAACTCTTGGAATTGCTAGAGAAACCTTCATTCCTTTGTTTATATAGAAGTGAAAGTTGGAATccaataatttacaaaactAAATTCATCAATGATTTAGATGAAAAAATCACTACAGAGAAAGAAACTGAAAAGaaacaacaagaaaaagataaacttTTACGTAGAAAATCAAGATCACTCACTCATGGTAATCGTTCTTTAACTAGTAAAAAAGATTCTTCAGTATTAATTCAATCTTTGAAACAATCTTCAAATCATTCAACCAAACAAATTCGTgctttattaaatgaaattgtaaAAGTTATCTCTGAATCTATAGATTTATCttacattattaaaattgtcGATATTTTAAAGAGAACAACTAAacaattatcttttaatgaatGGCAAAAAAGTAATGCCTCTGGTGGTTCAAATGGTGGTAGTTGTTCAACTACAACAAATCAAACTCAACATCATGGTGAAGGTAGTAAtggtcaacaacaacaacaacaacaatcaaataataatacaactactaccactactactactaccacaaCAACTGTACCAATACTTACAAAACAATCAACAAGATTATTTGGTAATACTCAAATCTATTGTTTAGCACCAATTATTTTAACAAATCAATTCACATTACCATTATCAGAGTTTTTctcaatattatttacaattgaaaaagagttgaataaatttttagatttcATGGAAATCGCTTCTTTTGTTCAATCAAATGATATCTCAGAGTTATTATTGGATACTTTAAATGAAGTCACAAATGAAAtggaacaattaaaaaatacttATGATTTAGTTACAcctttgaaattaattttaaaacaatctttaaattattttagtgTTTCAATTACTACAAAATCTCAACCTGTAACTCCAAATGAAGAGAATTTATTAGCAAATATTTTACAAGAGTTTGGTTtagatgatttaaatattaataataataataataataataataataataataataataataataataataataataataataataataataataataatataactacaactactaccACAACTACGTCTACAACTAAAAGTACAACTAgtatttcatcatcatcaccatcatcattttcatcac